One Algoriphagus sp. Y33 genomic window, CTGGAACGGCTCATATGATGCTTCTGAACGGGAAAATGAAAATGGAGGTGTATCTACTGCACCGATCTCTTCAGAAAATGATAAAATTTTGCGCGCATTTTTGTCAGATTTTGACTTGGTGGAGTCTTTCGAGCAAGACAAAAGGCCTTATAGAGATTACTACCCAAGTGCTCAATCCACGCTCTCGCTGGTAAACTATGATGAGGCAGAAGATGGGCAAAACCCGAAAAACTATGGTGTAGAGGAGCTGAAATTTAAAGTGATTTATGAAGTTTTGAGGTAAGAAACAGATTTTCTTGTTTGGGCTGCAAGCTTCGGCTATTCCAAGCTAGGGCTTGCTATATAAGTCTCAGGTATGACGGACTTGCTTGCCGGCAGGCTAAAGGTGGCCGAGTGAGGATATATGGGTATACCTCGAATGAGGCCAACGTAGAAGATGGTATGGCTGAGGCTGGCTTGTAAATCCCGATTTTGGGATTTTCTGATGCGTGGATAAAGAGCTATTGTCTTCAATAAGCTTGACCTGCTGAAAAACCGTTCGCAAGAAAAATGGGTTAATCATTGAAAATGATGGCTTTTAATCTGTTACTGGCGTTTTTCAGCATGCCCGATTTAAATTCTTCAGCTCAGGTTACTGCCAAGCTATCTCTATCGCCTTTTCCAACAACTCGTCCCTTCTGGCTCTTACTCCTTAAACCCGGACTTTGCATAAGGGTTCGTAGCAGTCTCAGTTCATTTTTCAGTGTGTAATTCGAGTTCAATAATCCATTCTACATAAACATCCGGCAGGAAAACTATTCCTTGAAACTGGGATCCGTCATGCTTCATACACTCTTGCTTGTAAAGGAGATGATGAAATCCCCCGCAGTGTAAAGCTGTTGATATTTACATTGTTACCTGAAAGCTATCACTCAGTGAAAGCACCAGAGTGGCCTCATCCTGATACCACACTTTTTTCGCCTGGTTAAACTGTTCTTTTCTTATTCTACCATCGAAAATCTTTCTATCTAGTCGGATGATTTGATGATTTTTTTATCCCTGAATTCCTCCAAAGTTAGTCCTTGGGCTCGATGCGCCCATGAGCTTCCGGCATAAAGCCGCTTGCTTCACTGCGCTATTTATTCCTTTTCCTCATGGTCTTATCTCTCCCAAGACCTGTGTGGGTGTCCTAATTCATTGTTCACCAAAACGAAAAGAAATCGAGGATGATGACAATGTTACACACAGTGATAATTAGCTATTTGCGAGATTCCCTGTCCGACGACAGGCGGGCATGTGACCATAATTAATCGATTATAAACACATATAATTATGGATGCTTTAGAAGGAAAAATTGATTTGTAGGAAGTGGCTGAGATCAAGCTTAGCTATAGTGCGAAAGTGAAAGCTTCGCTGCGGCCATGTGTCTGCGGATCCCGGCAGGTGTATGAAGTGCTTTCCTCAATCTGGGAGAAAGATAGAATTGAGTTTGTTGAGGATTTCAAAGTAATGCTGCTTTCCAGAGCCAATAGGGTGTTCGGGATCGTAACCATCAGCTCGGGCGGAAAAGCAGGGACTGTGGTGGATGTAAAGCTTGTTTTTGCGGCATCAATCAAAACCAATGTAAGTTCTGTCATACTTGCCCACAACCATCCGTCTGGTAATCTGATACCTTCAGAGAAAGATAAGCGTTTGACCAAACGGGCTAAGGAAGCGGGAAAGATCCTGGATATTCCTGTGCTGGATCATCTGATCCTTACTGCCGAAGGGTATCATTCCTTTGCGGATGATTGGGAGCTTTAGGGCTCCTTTTTT contains:
- a CDS encoding JAB domain-containing protein, yielding MAEIKLSYSAKVKASLRPCVCGSRQVYEVLSSIWEKDRIEFVEDFKVMLLSRANRVFGIVTISSGGKAGTVVDVKLVFAASIKTNVSSVILAHNHPSGNLIPSEKDKRLTKRAKEAGKILDIPVLDHLILTAEGYHSFADDWEL